DNA sequence from the Cercospora beticola chromosome 8, complete sequence genome:
CCATCGATGTATGGATCAAAATGGCAGGCGAGCAAGGCTACCAAAAAGTAACATCCCTTATACTTCATTCGCCCTTTGCGCTCCAGATCACTCCTGACAATCTGCATGCTTCATCTGCTCGTGTTTGTGTGTAGTACCATCGTTCCAGTTCCTTGCTTCGCGCGTTCGTGAAGTCTTCTGTCTATCATAGCAGTAATCATGTTCTCCGCTCGTTTGAGCTTCGATCGTTGTCGCCTGTTCTAGTGTCTGCTCCAGCGCAGCTCTCGTCTGGACAAACCCAAACATGCATGGCTGTGTTCCATACAAGTCGATACAGCACTCTATCTTGGCGAGGCTCGGGCATGGGAGGACCTTTTCGCTCGCGCATTTTCTTCGTATTTCCTCGGCGACCAAAAGAATGCTGTATGCCTGGCAAGGAGGCTCCATGAGCCCGACCGAGCACCCGACCGCGTCTCAGGTTTTCGAATTCTCCAATCTTCTTCGTATTAACTCTTGCAAAATCAGTAGTTCCTTGCGTTGTTCAGCAGAGAGCTCGGTAGTCTGCTCGCTTGCTGGTGGTGACGGTGGCGCCACCGAAGGTGCAGACTTGGTCTTCTCGGCGTCCTCGGCCGCCATGATTTCCTCAACCACGGCAGAGGGGGCTTCAGCCTGTGAGGAATTTATTAGTTGCTGCTGACGTCATGTAGGAAGGCTGAAGAGTCAGTTGGTGAGGACTTACGATCAGAGCACCAACGAGATTCTGCACCTGGTCTTCACCCAGTCCCAGATCTTTATTCTCTCTCGCGAGTTGTGCGAGGTTGAGTGCGACTTGCTGTTCGTTGAAGGGGCGCTTCGCGAAATTGGCTTGTGCCAGCGTGCTGGGCGTGTCGTTAGGGATGTTGGCTCTGCGCCGCTTGTATGCCCGCTCGTCGCGAAGTTCTTGTACGCGCGTACTATGCCAATGTCAGTCATGATTCAATTATCTGGATGTGGGTACCTTACTCCTTGACTTTGTCGATGAAATCAAGCTTGATGCCATGGGCAGGCAGCTTGTACACCATCGGCCCATCGTCGTGGTCGTAGAAATCCGAGTCAGATGCATCGGACTCATCCTCAAGCACCTCAATAATGCCGTTATTGCGATGTCCGCGAGTAAGAGCGGTGTCAGCGACGACCGGATTTTTCGGCTTTCGGACATGGATTCTGCGACGGTTGGAAGTTTGGGCGTCCACCTCTCTGCGTCGCTGCAGCGACGAGACGTCGACTTTGCGCAGCTCCTGGTCGACATGTAGTGGGCACATCCAGTCATGCACCTTCTTCCCATTCTGATTGAGCGCAGGGGGGTTCGCAAGAGGTGGATTCAGACAGTCCAAATGCCAGTGCTGTTGGCAGTGATCGCAGGTCACGATGGCGCGCTTCGTGCCGGCAATCTGTTGAGAAGAGTGCCCGCATTGGTAGCACAGTACAAGATTGCCTTTGCTGTCGCGCAGTCTGTGATAATCAGGCTGATCATCAGAGTACCCAGGTCGATTACTGTGAGAATGATGTCAGCCGCATCCTAAGACGATAATTTGACAAGGTGGACTTACCGTGTCGGCTTGCCACTCAAGGCATCTGCAAAAGCGCCATTGCGATCTGCACTGACACCCTCGAAATAGTTCTTGATGGGCTCCGGCAAGTCGAAGGTCTTGGGATTGGACTTCTTGAGGCCAGCAAGCAGTGGCGCAAACAGGCCGGTTGGGGCTTTCTTCTCTGGGTAATCGGCAGAAATCGGTTTTCTCGCAACGCAGATGTAGCAGTACCATGGCTCGTCGAGTTCCTTTGCTTCCTCGCTGAGCGGCGGATCTAGACAGGTGAAGTGGAACGACCGGTCGCACCCATCGCAGCAAAGGAGAAAGCCGGAACCGCCACAGGCTGAGCAGAAGTCGTTGTTCTCGGATCGCTGCGGTTCAGATGTCAGATTCAACTTCTTGTCGAATGCAGGAAGCATATAAAGTagcggcgacgatgagagGTGACGTTGCGGGAGATGCATGGAGTGTTTCGGTGATGTGCAGGAGAGAGTTGTGTGGAAGCGAGAGTAAAGGGTTTAGCGCATCGCCTTGCGCGTTGTCTTACCATTTCGTTGTCATCATCCCCGATTGGACTGTTTCTCCCTGCGCCACCAGCGCCAGAAATGCCACTGTGGGCTGCCAACTGTCGCTTCTCTGGTCTGTACATAGATTGTTGAGTCAGTATGTGTGCTCGTGCAATAATGACTGAAgtggtgctgctgtttgCATGCCCCACTCTGCAGATTTGAAATTTTGACTGGGACGAAGATGGGAGAGACTGCCCGATCAGTCGCGTCGCATTCTTCAACGCATGCGGGTAGTGCAGCAGTCGTTGAGCCACGCTTCCGTTGGTGTGGGCAAAAAAGGAGATGATAGTGACTTACGACTGCTTGGTCTTCGCTCTCTTCCCTGTGAGCTTCGGCACCGGCTTGTTAAACCTGGGTGTACTTTGCCTGGAGTTTACTGGTGACAAGTCAGACAATGGCGAGTCAATGTCGTTGGACACTGCTCGGCTTCCTCGAGCACTTGCTGCGCGGTTGCCGTGTAACTCCAACCGGAGCGATGGTGGTGCGAGAGCCCCATCTTTTACACGGTGCAAGCGTGACCGTGGTTGCGACAGAGCAGGGCGGATACTGCTTTCTTGGTACTCGAAATCGCGTTCGATGCCCTCCCTGAGCCTCTGCTTTTTGGCGGCCAGAGCACGCTCGCCCTCATCATCGAAGGCGTCCGCAGAGGACCGTTTGACGGCATTACTGGGGGCTGCCAAAGAGCCACGCTCTGCAGCATGGTCCTTACCTTGGAGGCCGTTGACTCTCGACGAGGGTCCGGCAAAGCTGCTGGTCGGCCGAGCTGGCGAGTtgacctcttcctcgccgTCATCTTCATTCGAGGTAAGCGATGTGAGCGACGAGTCACTACCAACGCTACCCGAGCGCTTCCTCGGTGAGATTGACATCTTGCCGTTGCCTGAACGACGCCGGCTGGGATCTTTCATGGGCGACTTGACTTTGAGAGAGATTTTGGGCTTCATTGGTTCGAGGTATTCGGTAGATGGCACTGCAGTAGAAGCTTCAGGTGCTGTCGAGGAGTGTGCAGGCTGCAGAGTGAGACTTTTGGCGGGTGAATAGGCGGCCGCTCGAGCCTGCTGTGTTTCGGTTGGTTTTGCTGCGGCTTGCCGTGCCTTGTTCTTGGcgtccttcagcttcttttTGGCAGCGCGTACATAATCCTGGAACTCGGTATTTTGAGCTTGCGTGGCATTTTGTGTCAAGATAGCCTCAAGTAGGACGCGAAGATTCTTGTCCAGTTGGCTTTGTTCGTAAATTTCGTTGACAGCATCCGCGAGGTCGGGCTTGCCGACCTCGATTGCACGTGCTTTGGCGGCTTCAACCACTCGCTTGAGCTTATCGACATCGTACGCATATTGTGGTACTCGATGAGTCGTAGCGGCAGCGGCCTTCTTCCTGGTCGCGCCAGCAGAGGGGGGCGCTGGGGCAGGAGTAGCAGATTCTGAGGGTTCACTCTTTCGCTTCACAGCTCGCGGTCGCGCAGAtcgctctttcttcttgccatGCTTCCCAGGCGCGTAGTCATCGTCCTTTTCGTCATCAACCACGATCGGACGCGAAGGCGCCGGGTCCGTAGGCTGCGGTGTGCTGGCTCCTGGTGCTGGTGTCCCTTCAGGAGTGCTCTGCACGTCTCCGCCTACAGCGGCAGAGCTTCGCCCCAGTACAGATTTACGTGCCCCTTCTCCTTTCACTCTCTGCTTGACCTTTGTATTGGGCAACTCGCCTAGTGGTTGCATGTGCTCCAGCACGCCGTATGGCGCCGCGCCATGATCTTCGTACGAGGCCTTGGGCGCAGCGAGCGACGGCTCTACCCAGCGGTCCATAAaggtcttctccttcgccctGTCATGGGGCGCGACCTTGCTTGAATTACTGCCGCTGCGTTGTGTGGAGGGGTTGCGCTCGACTTGAGGTGTGGCAGATGCCGTGCTGGGCATTGTTTTCAGATCGGACTGCTCGGCCACGGCCAGTGGTATGCACTCGTCACTGCAAGCATGTTAGCGACGTGCACCAGATCAAATACACGAATCTGCATTCGCAAGTACCCTGGACGATGCGGCCGTTGCGAGGTGTTGCAAGACACACGCTACGCGATTCTTCGCGTGAACTAGGAGTCGAAGTTCGATAACCAAGGAGAGTTGCACGGCCGCTCGGGCCACCTTGCACGCGTTTGACCGAACACACACGACACAATACGAAGTATGTAACGTGCTCAAATGATCACTTGATAGTGCTCAGTAGAGGGACAGAGAATGCGATGCAAAACTTTGTGCAGTCGCGTGTGACAATAGCAGCTGTTGTAATGCCGACTCCGTTACCCAAAATCACACAGGGTGGATTCGAAGCACCCTCGGGATGAGACATTACATCAGACGGACTACGCATCACTTTATTGCAGGCTCTCGCCACCACGATGCAGCTAAGTCTGGGTTTTCCATTTGTTTTCTGTACAGGCAGGCCGAGATGACTGTATGTCTGCTATCTCACGAGCACTGCTTGGAGTTGCCTCGCCCCCCTTGGTGGCGATTTGTCATCTTATCTCAAGTGCTCGGTGACTCGACCATCGCTGCAGCGTCTGCCTAGTCGGCATACCTCACGGTCTCCGGTTCCACCCATCAACGCAAAGATGGCTGCAGACGAGCGCTtactcttcatcatcgctgctctcctcctccgactcctcttcctcctcttcggcctTTGGTGCAGCCGCCTTcttggccatcttcttcttcttgctctttggCTTCTTAGCCTTGGTGCTGTTCTTGTTCAGGGGCAGCTCCAAGATCTTCAGAACTTCCTCATCCGTGATCTTTTTATCAGATTGCCACTGCGAGATATCCACAGCTGGAGGTGCTGACAGCTTCTGCACACCATTCTTGGTGATGGCTACATTAAAGTCAGCAAATGCACTTTGACAATGATTTGTACCTCGGACCGTCCAGACGTCAGTCCTTTTTACTCACCGACAGTCTCGAATAGACGGCTCACTGGCTCGCCATCCGTAGAGCCTGCAGGCTCGTATGCGCGAACAACACCACCGCGGACGCACTCAATCACACCGACCTTGGCGTCCTTCTCACTGTCAAGCTGGCGCAAGCTGAATGGGAATGTGCCGAATTTCTTCTGGATCTCCGAAAGAGTGGCCCTCGAGCTGGGTCGCTTCAGTCCGTAGGTGGTAGCAGTCCTGCGATGCAGTGTCGTCCTCTTTGGCAAGCTCTTGACTTTGCCGTTTCCAGTGCTCACGCCGATCTCCAGGCCCCAGACTTCACCGACCTCCGCAAGGCCCTCTCCCTTCACGCCCTCGCCCGGTGCCAggatgatcttcttcttgccctcaATCTCGTTGCGATCGAAGAGCCAGCATGTCGTGTTCTCCACCAGATTGCAGTCATAGCTCTTGACAACCTTCTCGAGCAGCTGTGTGATCTTTGCCTGACTGTATGGCTTCTGCGATTGTGCCTTCTTTTGCTCTTCCTCCGTGCCTGTAGCGACCAGTCCGGGTGGAGCAACgagacgaagcagcagctcgttCGCGTAGTGAGTTGCCAGTGCGAGGTCGGCTTGCCGTCCGGATAGAGTCTTCTCGGAATCTCCCTTGGCTCGTGCAAAGACTGTGTCGCAGACAATGGCACCGAAGCCGTCGATTTGAGCACCAAGCTGAATCTTGACCGGCTCGCCCGCCTTCAGTGTGGTTTCGGCCTCCTCGGCGTCTGAGACAAGGGGCGTGTATGGAGTGACATAGTCGCTGGGCGAGACGGTGACTGGGTGCGAGATGCCTTTTGCGATCTTTTTGCCCTTGTAGACCTTTGCGATCTCCTCGTCCAGAAGTTTGTCACCTCGTTGACAGAGCTCAACGACCTTGGCACCCTCCGTGATCCATCCTGCAGCATGTCAGCTCGAAGTACTCGAGGCAGCTGCTGGCAGTACTGACCCGAAACAGCCTCGAGGACTTTCTGGCCGATCTGCGCCGCAGTTTTATACTTGGTGAGCCTGTGATTCGGTCAGTGGCTGTCGATTGGCAGAGTTCCATTGGGCACGCGCTCACGTGTCGGGGTTGTTGAGCGAGTAGTCTGCAAAGTGTGTCAGTCATGGATAGACGAGATTGGTGCCATGTGCTTCGGCATTGCGCGACTCACCAACAGCAGCCGCTTCCGCCATTGTAAAGACCGTGCGTTGCTTGATTTGTGATTGGGAGAGAAATTGTTATCGGCTACACGAAACGtagaagagcagagcaatATCAGCTTCGAAGTGGGAGTCAGTCCGTGCCCCGCCAAATGAGCAAGCCAAGAAACTGAAAGTCCCCACCATGCTGTGCATGCGAGCATCAACTACGCACGCACACTCTCCGCGCTGTGGACTCGAACTGCAGCATGAGCGGTCAAGGGGTGAACTGCGGGACTTTAGCACAGCTGGGAGATGGCTGCTGCGCTGCCT
Encoded proteins:
- a CDS encoding uncharacterized protein (antiSMASH:Cluster_7~BUSCO:EOG09262TEV~MEROPS:MER0064643), which codes for MAEAAAVDYSLNNPDTLTKYKTAAQIGQKVLEAVSGWITEGAKVVELCQRGDKLLDEEIAKVYKGKKIAKGISHPVTVSPSDYVTPYTPLVSDAEEAETTLKAGEPVKIQLGAQIDGFGAIVCDTVFARAKGDSEKTLSGRQADLALATHYANELLLRLVAPPGLVATGTEEEQKKAQSQKPYSQAKITQLLEKVVKSYDCNLVENTTCWLFDRNEIEGKKKIILAPGEGVKGEGLAEVGEVWGLEIGVSTGNGKVKSLPKRTTLHRRTATTYGLKRPSSRATLSEIQKKFGTFPFSLRQLDSEKDAKVGVIECVRGGVVRAYEPAGSTDGEPVSRLFETVAITKNGVQKLSAPPAVDISQWQSDKKITDEEVLKILELPLNKNSTKAKKPKSKKKKMAKKAAAPKAEEEEEESEEESSDDEDDECIPLAVAEQSDLKTMPSTASATPQVERNPSTQRSGSNSSKVAPHDRAKEKTFMDRWVEPSLAAPKASYEDHGAAPYGVLEHMQPLGELPNTKVKQRVKGEGARKSVLGRSSAAVGGDVQSTPEGTPAPGASTPQPTDPAPSRPIVVDDEKDDDYAPGKHGKKKERSARPRAVKRKSEPSESATPAPAPPSAGATRKKAAAATTHRVPQYAYDVDKLKRVVEAAKARAIEVGKPDLADAVNEIYEQSQLDKNLRVLLEAILTQNATQAQNTEFQDYVRAAKKKLKDAKNKARQAAAKPTETQQARAAAYSPAKSLTLQPAHSSTAPEASTAVPSTEYLEPMKPKISLKVKSPMKDPSRRRSGNGKMSISPRKRSGSVGSDSSLTSLTSNEDDGEEEVNSPARPTSSFAGPSSRVNGLQGKDHAAERGSLAAPSNAVKRSSADAFDDEGERALAAKKQRLREGIERDFEYQESSIRPALSQPRSRLHRVKDGALAPPSLRLELHGNRAASARGSRAVSNDIDSPLSDLSPVNSRQSTPRFNKPVPKLTGKRAKTKQSPEKRQLAAHSGISGAGGAGRNSPIGDDDNEMRSENNDFCSACGGSGFLLCCDGCDRSFHFTCLDPPLSEEAKELDEPWYCYICVARKPISADYPEKKAPTGLFAPLLAGLKKSNPKTFDLPEPIKNYFEGVSADRNGAFADALSGKPTRNRPGYSDDQPDYHRLRDSKGNLVLCYQCGHSSQQIAGTKRAIVTCDHCQQHWHLDCLNPPLANPPALNQNGKKVHDWMCPLHVDQELRKVDVSSLQRRREVDAQTSNRRRIHVRKPKNPVVADTALTRGHRNNGIIEVLEDESDASDSDFYDHDDGPMVYKLPAHGIKLDFIDKVKDTRVQELRDERAYKRRRANIPNDTPSTLAQANFAKRPFNEQQVALNLAQLARENKDLGLGEDQVQNLVGALIAEAPSAVVEEIMAAEDAEKTKSAPSVAPPSPPASEQTTELSAEQRKELLILQELIRRRLENSKT